One window from the genome of Rhinolophus ferrumequinum isolate MPI-CBG mRhiFer1 chromosome 10, mRhiFer1_v1.p, whole genome shotgun sequence encodes:
- the PNPLA5 gene encoding patatin-like phospholipase domain-containing protein 5: MGCFEEEGSWNLSFSGAAFLGLYHVGVTHCLTERAPRLLQGARRFYGSSSGTLNALCILLDESIEFSCSQLLDLVKQVEQLSLGVLHPAFAPIEHVRQRLQDFLPANIHILASQRLGVSLTRWPDGHNVMITDFASRDEVIQAVLCSLYFPFYCGIIPPEFRGERYFDGALSNTLPFADCPNTITVSPFHGTMDICPPSMSASMHELNACNANFQICTDNFFLGLICFTPPNPEIVADSCRQGYLDALRFLERRGLTKEPVLWTLVSKEPPAPADGTRDAGHDQGQEAGLSLNWAVPNVLVKDVPDFEKVSPELEAALKKACMRDPRPWARFCRSRPGRALTYLLLPCTLPFEYVYFRSKRLMLWLPDLPADLCWMQGVLRSLALGVYSRTKDQLVGLVKPAGHEPPLAQGSSSCAVGQETQTCPPISPEGHQAGPAQ; this comes from the exons ATGGGCTGCTTCGAGGAGGAGGGCAGCTGGAACCTGTCCTTTTCGGGCGCCGCCTTCTTGGGCCTCTACCACGTGGGTGTAACCCACTGCCTGACTGAGCGCGCCCCGCGCCTCCTCCAGGGCGCCCGTCGGTTCTACGGCTCCTCGTCTGGGACACTCAACGCCCTCTGCATCCTCTTGGACGAATCGATTG AGTTCTCCTGCTCCCAGCTCCTGGACCTGGTCAAGCAGGTGGAACAGCTGAGCCTGGGCGTCTTGCACCCCGCCTTCGCACCCATCGAACACGTCAGGCAGCGGCTGCAGGACTTTCTGCCTGCCAACATCCACATCCTGGCCTCCCAGCGGCTGGGCGTCTCGCTGACCCGCTGGCCTGACGGCCACAACGTCATGATCACCGACTTCGCTTCCCGCGATGAGGTCATCCAG GCCGTGCTCTGCTCCCTGTACTTTCCTTTCTACTGCGGGATTATCCCTCCCGAATTCAGAGGGGAG CGCTACTTCGACGGGGCTCTGAGCAACACCTTGCCGTTCGCGGACTGCCCCAACACCATCACCGTGTCGCCTTTCCACGGGACAATGGACATCTGCCCCCCGAGCATGTCGGCCAGCATGCACGAGCTGAACGCCTGCAATGCCAACTTCCAGATCTGTACCGACAACTTCTTCTTGGGGCTCATCTGCTTCACACCCCCCAACCCTGAG ATTGTGGCTGACAGCTGCAGGCAAGGCTACTTGGACGCCCTGAGGTTCCTGGAGAGACGCG GACTCACCAAGGAGCCAGTGCTGTGGACGCTGGTGTCTAaggagcccccagccccagctgatgGGACCCGGGACGCTGGTCATGACCAAGGCCAGGAGGCAGGCCTGTCGCTCAACTGGGCAGTACCCAATGTGCTGGTGAAGGACGTGCCCGACTTTGAGAAGGTCTCGCCAGAGCTGGAGGCTG CACTGAAGAAAGCATGTATGAGGGACCCCAGACCCTGGGCCCGCTTCTGCCGGTCGAGGCCTGGCCGGGCATTGACATACCTGCTGCTGCCCTGCACGCTGCCCTTCGAGTACGTCTACTTCCGGAGCAAAAG GTTGATGCTGTGGCTGCCTGATCTGCCGGCAGATTTGTGCTGGATGCAGGGGGTGCTGAGGAGCCTGGCCCTCGGGGTCTACTCCAGGACGAAGGACCAGCTCGTCGGGCTGGTCAAG CCTGCGGGGCACGAGCCCCCTCTAGCCCAAGGCAGTTCCTCCTGTGCTGTTGGCCAAGAAACCCAGACCTGCCCGCCCATAAGTCCTGAAGGCCACCAAGCTGGACCAGCCCAGTGA